The following nucleotide sequence is from Mangifera indica cultivar Alphonso chromosome 17, CATAS_Mindica_2.1, whole genome shotgun sequence.
TCTTTCGATTgataaatacgatcaaccacaaacattgacTTAAATATATTTCCCAACAATTCTGCACCAACTTATCTATGGTGCGACAATATTTGATCTTGCGGATAAGTGTGTGTCTCGTCCATACGTCGTAAGAACCAATAGTCTCTATCTTGCTCTCTTGTTGCTCGTGCCCACTATTTACATTGTGGGTGTACGCATATAAACCCATACCATGTATTATCAAAGTGACCAACCTTCCATTGAATTTCTATCTCTAACGCATATGTTCGAAATAATGCTTTTAATTCTGCCTTCGaattataaaaactcatcaCTTGCAAATGGTTAGCCCTTTGTGTTGCTTGATTACTAATATCTGCCTTTTCAACATCAACGACAGACTTAGGAacccattgaaatggatttggattatgaATGTGAGTTGGATATGCTCCAATATTCATAAAGCCATGATGTCTCCTATTACATTTAGTCCTCTCATTACAAGCATCACTTTGACTTCTACTAACGTCTTGGCTCAAAATATCATACATGTCCTTAGCAAACTCTaagaattcatcatcatcatcatcatcatcatcatcctcattatCTTCTACTTCGTAATCCTCATCCATATCGTCgtcattatcattatcaaatCTTTGCGGATGTGCCCACTCATCTGTCGGataattttccctttcttcctcATGAATATCTTCGGCTTGTCGATTGTCTCTTCTACCAATTGGACTCTCGGTAACATAAAGTTTATGGTATCCTTGTGAACTTCTTGCTACAACCATAAAAAACTCCATATCATCATCGTCTACGATCTCCATTGGACCCACATCACCTGGGGTAAATACGTGTACATTTGATTGACTTCGATTTAGTCTTAGATGATAGCTTATTCTTgcaatgaatccttcaaaatcaatacttgtgtcaatacacatccctctctcattcccaccaacatatTTTGTCATATTGTCATCACCTTTAATCCACTGGCCTTCGTAGCAAAtcttaaatgcagttttttcCATCTTGACTAGGAATAAACCTAAAAACGTAAAAACACCAATGTCTAGACAAAGTTTATATACTATGGATAGTAACCATCGATGAACAGGAATTTTTAGAAAAGAGCAGTAACTTTCGAAAACtttccaaacttaaatttttgtattttataaccatcaatacatacaacattaaataattaaaataacataaaataaaaacattaaacaacatgaaattgagtGGAATGGAAGGAGAAAAAACAAGCCAACCCCTACCGCCAATGGGTTGATGACGCTAATCCGGGTTGGCAACGCCATTTTTGTTTGGAAATTTTTCAAAAacgaatttttgtattttataaccatcagtataatattaaacaacattataataactttaaacaataaaaattgcacgaaataacaatattaaacaacatgaaattgagtGGAAGGAagaaagtgtgaaaaatatcagTTCGAGTGTTAGTGAAGCCAAGCCCTTTGTTTGGAAATTTTTCAGACcacaatttttgtattttttgaccattaatacaacattaaacaacgttataacaactttaaacaatgaaaacaacataaaataacaatattaaataatctaacaacatgaaatcacaacaaaattaaatttcacatgaagttATGAACATTAATCAACCATATATTATTTGGctttcaattattcataaagaaaataCATAACATATGAGGTTGAATCAAAACTGACctgaatatgaataattttgctgtgaaatctttgcaacaaatgttaattctctaaataaatctaCCAATTTTCATCTCTCCTCCCTTGTGTCTAatttgaatcctttataatggttttctcacatgggttttattgttcaatcatatgTGTTCTCTGTTGAAGAAGTGTTTTTTTTCATGTTGCagagattattttctcattggaaggttgaaaaaaaaattcttttctcATTGGAAGGCTGAAGAAAAAGATTATCTCTTTCTGTATGTAGGAGTTATATCAATTgaggtattttaaaaaaataaaatattattatgatattttttgtttaaattttgggatgaatattatatatatacactaaaaaaaaaaagaataaaaatttcaatttcccggAAAGAAATGTCCTTTAGATGCCAATTAGGTACATTTGAGACGATTGCAGGCGTTTTAATTGGCTCCAATTTCAAAGTACAAAGTTAACAGTGCCTAATCAGCAGCCCCACCCCATCGTATTTGATTGATGAGATCGACTGAGATACATGCATCTGTATAATCAAATCTAGACTCGGACAAACGACGACGACAACGGGGAGCCTTCACTGAATTACAGTACCACTATAGAACTATTACACGCAGCTAGATAAAATAACTAGAACAGCCAAAACTCTTCAGATGATTCATGAGAAGAAGATCCGAAACCCGATTCCATCTTAGCTTCAAAACAATCAATTCCGTCATCCCGATTCTCTACCATTTTCTCTTTTACTAGATATGCTTCACCTTCTATGCCTTTGGCCTCGATCTCACTGTTAATTCTTGCTCCTTCTATCACATCATCGAAATCGCTAAGCTTGTTGAAACTGGAAGCAAGAATTTCTGAGAGGTTTATACCCCACTCATCAAAATCTATCATGTGACCCGAGGAATGTTGCTCATTAGAGACGAACGAAAATGAGCCATCATTAAATTCGGATTCTGCAGCCATGGATGGCGTCTCAACTGCAACacgattttcagttttttcatgTTGTTGTAAAGTGACAAAATCACGGCTGCACCGCACTTCGTTGGGGACCTCGTTAACCGTTTCGATTTCAGATTTCTTCGCAATATTTGAATGATTTGGTTGTTTCGCATGTGCCCTTTTTGATAATTTGGTGTTCCAGTAATTCTTAATTTCATTGTCTGTTCGCCCTGGAAGTCTCCCTGCTATAAGAGCCCATCTGCATAGAAAAAGCAAGCAAGCCTATCAACTAATATCTGTGAAATCGATAAAGTGGAGAATAGTCAGAAATTACCTGTTTCCTAAGAGTCTGTGAAGTCTGAAAATAagatcttcttcatcttcacttaGATTGCCTCTTTTGATATCAGGCCTCAAATAATTCAGCCACCGGAGCCTACAACTCTTCCCACATCTCTTAAGACCTGCCTCTTGTGGAATAtttctccattttccttcaCCATGCGCCTTGATGTACTCAGTGAGTATTTTGTCTTCAATAGCCGTCCAAGCTCCTCTATTCAGCCCATCTTTAGAGCAGCAAGGACTCCTTCCCATTTCAACCTCGATCTCACTTtctatcttcttcttctgtctAAAGAAACTTGCTTATCCTTTCCTCTATAAATGCCAAACAATATcccttttaaattattattttatatatattttttattccttccTCCAACTAATCCTCAACCCCTCAAAACCCAACTCCTTCTACGTCTCTCTCGAAGACCAAAAAAActgtaaataataaaactagCATGTTGGGATTTTCTTCTTAATAaacactaaaataaaataatcccAAACGTGATTCAACTGCATGTGCAGTCAGGATAAAAAAAGAGCATATTTTCAGCAATTTACAGTAGACATTTTAAGCATGAGAACCAAACACGTCTTATGTTCTTTGGGCATAAGTGGTTGTAATTTAATCAAGATAATAAGTCCTGGTTGATGATTTCATAAGCATATGTTGGATATgacttatttgaaatttaaattcgtCGTCTATTCTTTTGAACTAACTTTCCGAGTGGGTTCTGGAAACTAAGAAGGTTGGTTGTGTTGTGCGACTGTGCCCTCACACTCTCCATGGTTTGAAATGCACAGCCCACCTAATTAACTGTTCCTTTGTTTTACCATGCTCTCATCGTCaccatcaaaatcaatcaattttttggGTCATACAGACTCCCGTGTTGacttttctaagtttaaaattatttatatacaaaaatttccCCGCTATATTAAAAGGAATAGAAACATAATATGATTTAccattaattattaatgatgGTTAGGGattaaaaagttttataccaaataaaaataatataaatatatatatatataaataaaagtataataaattatatcttaatacaaattaattgagtttatgtctttgtaattataaatttaatatatttttatatagcaTCAGAACTCAAAATCGGATACCAAGTGACAACGTCAAATAACAGACTTAACAATCTATAATGATTATACTTAAGAAAGTATATTGAAGAGTAAAAAGTCTCACctcaaataaaaacaagataagTATAATTGGTTAGAccttaatataaatcaattaattttgtttaatacaAGTTTTGAtctttatacttataaatataatatatttttacaatcaTATACtattaacaatttaatttatgttatgtttcaGAGAAACcctattttaactttaattattaaaacttaatacCTAGCctgaaatataattattgtaacAAAAATCTATAACAAACTATAAACGGTATGGGAAGGGCTAGTGTAAATGTATCTTGAAAGAAGCtgttaaaatagttaaaagCGAAACTCTGAAATTATTTGGTTCATTGGGTTTGAGACCCTTGTTAACatcaaaataagataaaatttttgaattatctaatttaaatattataaaatcaatcgttaaatctaaaattttatttacctaaTGTAATCTATAAAACCTTAATATAGACGAGCCAATTCGAATGAAATTTCTCATCATAAAAAAagctataatattattttatataatcatttatatatataaattattaacaataaaattacaaaagcttgttaagaataatattaatattaaataattttaaatttaaaataaaataacatctaatttaGTAACCTCTCTTCACTGATGCTCTCAATACAAATAGCATAGCATCGCTGGAAATAGGGGTTGAAACAGTTGAAAAAAGTCACATGTAATAAATTCAAATGATCATTAcctatttgaatttttttagcttctttaaagtttattattttataattttttaagttaaaagatattatactttacttaaaattttgttatcctttttttaagagtttattgtgtattatttttctaatggaattttggaaataaattattctatgaattttagaatttgaaactttttttaataagtttttttctAGCAAATTACTGATTACTCTCGTATTAAGCAAAATGGAGAAGACTGGCACGAGTTAGTAGTACAAAATGGACAACTTactgtatttttatttattttattaaatatttaaaaatcatatatttccaaaacaattttttatcaaatattcacTACATGCATAATCACACGACCCGCCAATCTTCGTGCACAGCAAAGGGTTACCCTAGCAGAACCCACATACACAATCCAGTTGCGGCCTTTATTTTGACATGTCCAGCCCATACATTGAGCATGAGAGGCAGCCCACATAGTGGAGACAAAGCCATGTTAGAGTAGATgctttaaaactaaattaattgaggctatttatcattgataaaatgataataattcaTTTGTTAGTCATATGTATAAATGTCTATATGtttgatgaatatttttatagtgGTAGAACCGTGATAAGAAAATCAATGTGTAGTTTGACCAAGACAACTTTATAAACAAGTATGGTGGTCAATCTAAAAACTTTTGTTGCCTCAATATTAATCTAAATAAGGACACAAATAGTACAATAAACGTGACACACATAGGCAAGCTTTAggacattttagtcttttttcttaatttaaatatagttCATTAATGTTCTTTAGAGTGATATACACTCATGTATAAGGGTATACACGATCATATATCATtagcaaatttgaattcatcaaataagataaaaatcaCGATAAAATCAAGAGTTATCTTAATTGTGTGACGCAATACACACCTGTGTAGTGTGTccatcaaacaaaaatataagtgTGTTCAACCTAATTTCACTCATTTTTCCATACCTCGCCTGCAAATGAGAGAGTAGTAAGAGGAGAGCTTTTCAATCACAGAAAAAGAGTTATCGGACACTAAAAATTGCTATAACCACTCGAAGAATTGCTTATAATTTGTTATCACCAAAGATGGCCCATGCTATCCGAATTGACACATGTTTAATATGAACTACAGTATTTGCACATAGCTTAATGAGTTACTTTTTCCTTTAATCATTTCCTGAATTTAATCAAAGTGATCTCACATCATAaacttttgccttctttttctttctatcaaGTCTGTGGTTGTCTTATTTTTACCTGTTGGTGTCCGTGCCCCTGTTCCACATGTATggatcatcaataatatcatcaaggttataatatttaaacagaTTGAACTCATTTGAGcttgaattcatttgtaaaatattttgataaatgaaattatgaaaaaaataataattgattaacaaaactaaattgaaaactATATTATAAACATAGAGAAATATTACTTGCGAATTCAGAGAGTTTGAGACTAAGAGATTGATGAGAGaatatgagattaaaaataataaaagattgagagatttagagtgtatatatgaattatggGAGGGGGAGGTATTTATACAGggaaatttttaagaaaaaaaaaataataataaattcaaatgtttttttGGCCTGGCTAATGGATATTgctagggatggcaacggggaggggcagggaggggatctcaatccccgtcttCGGCTCGTCCCCACTACGGGGATGCAAATGATTTTTCATCCCCTCACCacaaagaaaaatcccctctccatccccgtggggaaaaatcccctccctgtacctgcaaaaaaaaaaaaattcttgtttttaccttctaaacacaatataaatatattaaataaaattaaaattaacccactatttcaaatatcacaaatataatatattaactactttaatatatacaataaaaacctaaataaatttgaaaaacataaataatttaaaattataaaaaatatattagtattttaaataaatatattaatataaaatgatgggGATGGGGgtggggcggggcggggaggggatacaACCCGTCCCTGATtgcggagatttttttcatccccatccccttCCTCGTTTCAATCggagaatcccctccccgttagggttaGGGCCCCTAAAATCGGACCCAAATTATCATCTATAATATTGTCTGGGCTAGTAGTCATCGACCTAGCACAAAAGCTGAAACAACTTCTACACTTGTGAAAGCTAAAATGGCTTCTACACTAGTGGAACCCATTCTAGCttctgtatattttttaaaagaaaatttgatttttataagcACGATTATGGTATTGTGTCGGGCCTGTGGCACAACCCAAAAAGCCTATAAATCGAACACGACCCACCATAATAGCAGGTCATATCCTTTTGGGTCATGCTTTTTTTTCATGTCTCAAGTAGGTCTAACCCATCTTAGCACATTCGCCATGTCTATAAACACCAATTGTAAACAACACTTATGCTCAACagtatctataattttatttagttaatttagGTTCGATCACCTATTGTGTTGACACCGacaaatttgttgaaattgaCATCTTACAATGGAATAAGGAACATGAAATCA
It contains:
- the LOC123200115 gene encoding transcription factor MYB1-like, which produces MGRSPCCSKDGLNRGAWTAIEDKILTEYIKAHGEGKWRNIPQEAGLKRCGKSCRLRWLNYLRPDIKRGNLSEDEEDLIFRLHRLLGNRWALIAGRLPGRTDNEIKNYWNTKLSKRAHAKQPNHSNIAKKSEIETVNEVPNEVRCSRDFVTLQQHEKTENRVAVETPSMAAESEFNDGSFSFVSNEQHSSGHMIDFDEWGINLSEILASSFNKLSDFDDVIEGARINSEIEAKGIEGEAYLVKEKMVENRDDGIDCFEAKMESGFGSSSHESSEEFWLF